The following proteins are co-located in the Bacteroidales bacterium genome:
- a CDS encoding sugar phosphate isomerase/epimerase → MKSNISRRDFLQGSLMAGIGLAAFKNMPEFMNSVPAGDMKLGLCTYLWGQDWDLPTLITNCEKAGYLGLELRTQHSHKVETNLNAAQRAEVKKRFADSKVKCLGYGANFEYHNPDQAKLRENIEQTKEYIKLCKDIGATGIKVKPNNLPAEVSKEKTIAQIAASLNEVGKYAKDYGQLVRVEVHGNLTQEIPNMKAIFEQVTEKNVVMCWNCNDQDLLPPGLEANFNSVKKWFGDTVHIRELNEGNYPYQQLFDLFNGINYKGWILLEARTAPADRVVAMKEQLALFNKMIGKS, encoded by the coding sequence ATGAAAAGTAATATCTCTCGTCGCGACTTCCTGCAAGGTAGTTTAATGGCCGGAATAGGATTGGCCGCATTTAAAAATATGCCGGAGTTTATGAATTCAGTTCCTGCCGGAGACATGAAACTTGGTCTCTGTACATATCTGTGGGGACAGGACTGGGATCTTCCGACTCTTATTACAAATTGTGAAAAAGCAGGGTACCTTGGTTTAGAACTTCGGACTCAGCATTCGCATAAGGTTGAAACAAACCTTAATGCTGCACAGCGTGCCGAAGTAAAGAAAAGATTTGCCGATAGTAAGGTGAAGTGCCTTGGTTATGGAGCAAACTTCGAATATCATAATCCTGATCAGGCCAAACTCCGTGAGAACATAGAACAAACAAAAGAATATATAAAGCTGTGCAAAGATATAGGTGCAACAGGCATCAAGGTAAAACCGAATAATTTACCGGCTGAGGTATCAAAAGAGAAGACAATAGCACAGATTGCCGCTTCACTTAATGAGGTTGGCAAGTATGCCAAAGATTATGGTCAGCTTGTTCGTGTTGAGGTTCATGGCAACCTGACACAGGAAATACCTAATATGAAAGCTATCTTCGAACAGGTTACCGAAAAAAATGTTGTAATGTGCTGGAACTGCAATGATCAGGATCTGCTTCCTCCGGGACTTGAGGCTAACTTTAACAGTGTAAAAAAATGGTTTGGCGATACAGTGCATATCCGCGAACTTAACGAAGGCAATTATCCTTATCAGCAGCTTTTCGACCTCTTTAACGGAATCAACTACAAAGGATGGATTCTTCTTGAAGCCCGCACCGCACCAGCTGACAGGGTCGTCGCTATGAAAGAACAGCTTGCACTATTTAATAAAATGATTGGAAAAAGCTAG
- a CDS encoding Dabb family protein has protein sequence MSNTIKRRNFIGTSVKGIAGAGVLAAVSCAPEKTEGIGKQFIHHVFFWLKEPITPEGRTRFEAGLKALVKVETIIDYHLGVPAGTSRDVIDGTYTYSLLTTFKDRADQDIYQTHPIHLKFIADCQDLWERVVVYDSVSI, from the coding sequence ATGAGCAATACAATAAAACGTCGCAACTTCATAGGGACATCGGTCAAAGGAATTGCAGGAGCAGGAGTACTTGCAGCAGTATCATGCGCACCGGAAAAGACAGAAGGAATCGGCAAGCAGTTTATTCACCATGTCTTCTTCTGGCTGAAAGAGCCTATTACGCCTGAAGGCCGTACCAGGTTTGAAGCCGGACTGAAAGCTCTTGTAAAAGTTGAGACTATTATCGATTATCATCTTGGAGTTCCTGCAGGAACCAGCCGTGATGTTATCGATGGAACCTACACATATTCATTACTAACTACATTTAAAGACCGGGCAGATCAGGATATTTATCAGACTCATCCGATACACCTGAAGTTTATTGCCGATTGTCAGGATTTGTGGGAAAGAGTTGTGGTGTATGATTCGGTCTCAATCTAA
- a CDS encoding acyloxyacyl hydrolase, whose translation MRCFLVLCLFFRFFSPVSSQSPDSNNHYFIGIQSHYGFIIPHTEAIEPVSHTNPYGFEISLNNLKTSYESWSTFARYNISGVQLSYFNFQNPDIVGSAYLLTVFTEPVIRSGERYIFSIKGGAGFSYHTKIYHDTDNQLNRFFSTRLSYPLYLSARFKYKISPGTFLTLSGTYNHISNGAQRIPNYGMNFPTVSLGLERFAGDIPKLDDLYAPLRNKKESGRYLVLQTLMGYKVVYGVDTWTYGFSSRYTWQLRTRYALNAGAELIVDGGVKKMIEIEGLDKDNKRIAVIGGQDFLLGKAVFTQYLGVYLYSPYKAKHPVYQKYELSYKILPKIMVGVFLKAHTSDAELFGFSADYILD comes from the coding sequence ATGAGATGCTTTCTGGTATTATGTTTATTTTTTAGGTTTTTTTCCCCTGTTAGTTCTCAAAGTCCGGATTCCAATAATCACTACTTCATTGGTATTCAGTCGCATTATGGCTTTATAATACCTCATACCGAAGCAATTGAGCCTGTTTCGCATACCAATCCTTATGGATTTGAGATTAGCCTTAACAACCTTAAAACCTCTTATGAGAGCTGGAGCACTTTTGCCAGGTATAATATTTCTGGAGTTCAGCTCAGCTATTTTAATTTTCAGAATCCTGATATTGTAGGAAGTGCATACTTATTAACGGTCTTTACTGAACCTGTAATCAGATCCGGGGAGAGATATATTTTCTCAATAAAGGGGGGAGCAGGGTTTTCATACCATACTAAGATTTATCATGACACTGATAACCAGCTCAACAGATTCTTCAGCACCAGATTAAGTTATCCTCTTTATCTGTCAGCAAGATTTAAATATAAGATCAGTCCCGGGACATTTCTGACTCTCTCAGGAACTTATAACCATATATCCAACGGGGCACAGAGGATCCCTAATTACGGTATGAATTTCCCGACTGTTTCGCTGGGGCTGGAACGATTTGCAGGTGATATACCAAAACTTGATGATCTGTATGCCCCTCTTCGGAATAAAAAGGAATCAGGTCGGTATCTTGTCCTTCAAACATTAATGGGTTACAAGGTAGTTTACGGAGTTGATACATGGACATATGGATTCAGTTCGCGTTATACCTGGCAGCTGAGAACCAGATATGCCCTGAATGCAGGGGCGGAGCTGATAGTTGATGGTGGTGTTAAGAAGATGATAGAGATTGAAGGACTGGATAAGGATAATAAAAGAATTGCAGTCATTGGCGGACAGGATTTTTTACTTGGTAAAGCAGTCTTTACCCAATACCTCGGAGTATATTTATATTCCCCGTACAAAGCAAAACATCCTGTCTATCAGAAATATGAGCTATCCTATAAAATACTTCCCAAAATTATGGTTGGAGTCTTTCTGAAAGCCCATACCAGCGATGCGGAGCTTTTCGGGTTCAGCGCAGACTATATTTTAGATTGA
- a CDS encoding alpha-L-fucosidase, translating into MKTKTIFTILVFLATLFTPQFANAQLPKETEAQKAQRMKWWTDARFGMFIHWGLYALPARHEWVKNAERMTNEQYQKYFEMFNPDMYDPHEWAKMAKAAGMKYVVLTAKHHEGFCLFDSKFTDYKSTNTPYGKDLIKEYVEAFRAEGLKVGFYYSLIDWHHPDYTIDSNHPQRQTSDTAYIRLNKGKDMKKYQEYMKNQVRELLTNYGEISIIWFDFSFPGKNGKGRADWDSENLLKLARSLQPGIIVDDRLDLRDVEGGWDFTTPEQVKVAKWPEINGKRVAWETCQTFSGSWGYYRDENTWKSQAQLLELLIESVSKGGNLLLNVGPTARGVFDSRAQDRLTGMGQWMKYNNRSIYGCTEAPPTEFKVPANTLLTYNPVTRRLYVHLLAYPMGSMTLPDMGDKVKYVQFLHDASEIRFRAGRDDAKNDLTLSLPVLKPQMEIPVLEVFLK; encoded by the coding sequence ATGAAAACAAAGACCATTTTTACAATTCTTGTATTCCTTGCAACACTATTCACACCTCAGTTTGCAAATGCCCAGCTTCCAAAAGAAACGGAAGCTCAGAAAGCCCAAAGGATGAAGTGGTGGACCGATGCCAGGTTTGGCATGTTTATCCACTGGGGTTTATATGCTTTACCGGCCCGTCACGAATGGGTGAAGAATGCAGAGCGCATGACTAATGAGCAGTATCAGAAGTACTTCGAGATGTTCAATCCCGATATGTACGATCCCCATGAATGGGCAAAAATGGCGAAAGCTGCCGGTATGAAATATGTTGTCCTTACAGCAAAACATCATGAGGGATTCTGCCTCTTCGATTCTAAGTTTACAGATTACAAATCTACTAATACACCTTATGGTAAAGACCTTATTAAGGAATATGTTGAGGCTTTCAGGGCAGAAGGACTCAAGGTAGGTTTCTATTACTCATTAATAGACTGGCATCATCCCGATTATACTATCGACAGTAATCATCCCCAGCGTCAGACATCAGATACTGCTTATATCAGACTGAACAAGGGAAAGGATATGAAGAAGTATCAGGAATATATGAAAAATCAGGTTCGTGAATTGCTAACCAACTATGGCGAAATAAGTATTATCTGGTTTGACTTTTCTTTCCCGGGTAAAAACGGCAAGGGACGTGCTGACTGGGATTCTGAAAACCTGTTAAAACTTGCCCGCTCCCTTCAGCCGGGCATAATCGTTGACGATCGTCTCGACCTGCGCGATGTTGAAGGCGGCTGGGATTTTACTACACCTGAACAGGTTAAGGTAGCAAAGTGGCCTGAGATAAATGGCAAAAGAGTTGCATGGGAGACATGCCAGACATTCTCCGGCTCATGGGGCTACTATCGTGATGAGAATACCTGGAAAAGCCAGGCACAGCTTCTTGAACTTCTCATAGAATCGGTGAGTAAAGGCGGTAACCTTCTGTTGAATGTTGGCCCGACAGCCCGTGGGGTATTTGATTCAAGAGCACAGGACAGACTTACGGGTATGGGACAGTGGATGAAATACAATAACAGATCGATATACGGATGTACTGAAGCTCCTCCTACTGAATTTAAAGTTCCGGCCAATACACTTCTTACATATAATCCTGTTACCCGAAGGCTATATGTTCATCTTCTGGCATACCCGATGGGCAGCATGACACTTCCTGATATGGGTGATAAGGTGAAATATGTCCAGTTTCTTCACGATGCCTCAGAGATCAGGTTCAGGGCAGGAAGAGATGATGCAAAAAATGATCTGACACTATCCTTACCAGTGTTGAAACCGCAAATGGAGATTCCGGTTCTGGAGGTTTTCCTGAAGTGA
- a CDS encoding iron-containing alcohol dehydrogenase has translation MVSSFRFARLPQIIFGCGKLPEIQSVITNNGPSVILLTGKKSFIESSDGELLLDALQGKKIRYKHITIPGEPSPEMIDQIVSDCSTDEFSSVIAIGGGSVIDAGKAVSAMMYKTGSVIDYLEVIGNKEHPGTKLPFIAVPTTSGTGSEATKNAVLSRVGKDGFKRSLRHDNLVPDVALVDPELTISCPPDITAASGMDCFTQLTEAFLSVKSNEYTDALAYEGLKQIKTSLRESYVDGGNIEARTGMSFAALTSGICLANAGLGAVHGFASSVGGMYNISHGLVCGTLMAVSNEVTVRKLRRASDSEVALKKYTALGKLFLGEKGKSDKYYTDGFIEYLHQMTQDLKLAGLREYGIEEKDIDIICSTTDNKNNPAKLDAVDLAEILTRRLD, from the coding sequence ATGGTAAGCTCTTTCAGGTTTGCCAGACTGCCACAGATAATATTCGGCTGCGGTAAGCTGCCTGAGATTCAGTCGGTAATAACCAATAACGGCCCTTCTGTTATTTTATTAACAGGAAAAAAGTCTTTCATAGAATCTTCTGATGGTGAGTTGCTCCTTGATGCACTTCAGGGAAAGAAGATAAGATATAAACATATTACAATTCCCGGTGAACCATCTCCTGAAATGATTGATCAGATCGTTTCTGATTGCAGCACGGATGAATTCAGTTCGGTTATTGCTATAGGAGGGGGAAGTGTTATAGATGCAGGGAAAGCAGTTTCAGCGATGATGTATAAAACCGGATCGGTTATTGATTACCTGGAGGTAATAGGTAATAAGGAACATCCGGGCACAAAACTCCCTTTTATAGCTGTGCCCACTACCTCCGGTACCGGAAGTGAAGCCACAAAGAATGCTGTTTTATCAAGGGTTGGGAAGGATGGTTTTAAGCGATCACTCCGTCATGATAATCTTGTGCCTGATGTTGCTCTGGTTGATCCTGAACTCACTATTAGTTGCCCGCCTGATATAACAGCTGCCAGCGGCATGGACTGTTTTACGCAGCTTACAGAAGCTTTCCTCTCTGTAAAGTCAAATGAATATACCGATGCCCTTGCATATGAAGGACTTAAGCAGATAAAAACTTCACTTAGAGAAAGTTATGTCGACGGAGGTAATATTGAAGCAAGGACAGGTATGTCGTTTGCAGCGCTCACCTCCGGAATATGCCTTGCCAATGCAGGTCTGGGTGCAGTTCATGGATTTGCCTCTTCAGTCGGCGGAATGTACAATATTTCACACGGACTGGTATGCGGAACTCTTATGGCCGTCTCAAATGAGGTTACCGTCAGAAAGCTCAGAAGGGCCTCAGATAGCGAAGTTGCCCTCAAGAAATATACTGCTCTGGGTAAGTTGTTTCTTGGCGAGAAAGGTAAGTCTGATAAATACTACACAGATGGATTTATAGAATATCTGCATCAGATGACACAGGATCTGAAATTAGCAGGATTGCGGGAATACGGCATTGAAGAAAAAGATATTGATATTATTTGTTCAACTACTGATAATAAGAATAATCCGGCTAAATTAGATGCAGTTGATCTTGCTGAAATTTTAACAAGAAGGCTTGACTAA
- a CDS encoding antibiotic biosynthesis monooxygenase: MIVTCVYIHVKAEALNSFIDATTANHLESVKEQGNLRFDLIQQSDDPLRFMLYEAYETEAAAANHKTTPHYNRWRDTVEPFMAEPRRGVKYKIIEPQDASRW; encoded by the coding sequence ATGATTGTCACCTGTGTATATATTCATGTTAAAGCCGAGGCACTGAACAGCTTTATTGATGCAACAACTGCCAATCATCTGGAATCGGTAAAGGAACAGGGTAATTTAAGATTCGATCTGATTCAGCAGTCAGATGATCCTCTGAGATTTATGCTGTATGAAGCTTATGAAACCGAAGCAGCAGCAGCTAATCACAAAACTACACCGCACTATAACAGGTGGCGCGATACTGTTGAACCGTTCATGGCAGAACCCAGAAGAGGTGTGAAGTATAAGATTATTGAACCTCAGGATGCATCGAGATGGTAA
- a CDS encoding nucleoside permease, which yields MKTKTTLILSLMMFLQYYIWGSWYVTMGTFMTKFLGSSGIQIGAAYSALAIATMISPFFVGMIADRFFAAQKVMGLLHILGGILLIMASKVTANAPFYWVILLYSLAYMPTIALSNSVAFRQMQDPGKQFPLVRVFGTVGWVIAGFMIAILGIEQTPLTFYMAAIVSFALGVFSFMLPDTPPLARTAASAKSILGIDALVLFKDRSYLIFFVAAIFVCIPLSFYFGFANLYLNQSGMENTAGKMVMGQMSEALFILAIPFLFNRIGVKKMLLIGMTAWIVRYLCFAFGNMDSNIWMLYAGIILHGVCYDFFFVTGYMYTEKKSNERIKNAAQGLFTFVTYGLGMFIGTWFSGFVTTYYSVNQVYQWKNIWFVPAYIAVVVLICFIFFFKEKKQIEIAE from the coding sequence ATGAAAACTAAAACCACTCTGATCCTTTCGCTTATGATGTTCCTTCAGTATTATATCTGGGGCTCATGGTATGTAACAATGGGAACATTTATGACGAAGTTTCTGGGTTCGTCAGGGATACAGATTGGTGCCGCGTACTCAGCCCTTGCCATTGCTACAATGATATCTCCATTCTTTGTAGGTATGATTGCTGACAGGTTCTTTGCTGCCCAGAAAGTAATGGGATTGCTTCATATTCTGGGAGGAATACTACTCATTATGGCTTCAAAAGTTACAGCAAATGCCCCGTTCTACTGGGTTATTCTTCTCTATTCCCTCGCCTATATGCCCACTATTGCGCTCTCCAATAGTGTTGCATTCAGACAGATGCAGGACCCCGGAAAACAGTTCCCTCTCGTAAGGGTTTTTGGTACGGTAGGCTGGGTAATAGCCGGTTTTATGATTGCAATTCTGGGCATAGAACAGACTCCTCTTACATTTTATATGGCAGCCATTGTCTCTTTTGCCCTTGGTGTGTTCAGTTTCATGCTTCCTGATACACCTCCTCTGGCCAGGACTGCTGCCTCTGCAAAATCAATACTTGGAATTGATGCTCTGGTGTTGTTCAAAGACAGGTCATATCTAATATTTTTTGTAGCTGCTATTTTCGTATGTATCCCGCTTTCGTTCTATTTCGGATTTGCAAACCTTTATCTGAATCAGTCAGGCATGGAGAACACAGCAGGTAAGATGGTAATGGGACAGATGTCGGAGGCTCTCTTTATTCTTGCTATACCATTTCTGTTTAACAGGATTGGTGTAAAAAAGATGCTCCTGATTGGTATGACGGCCTGGATTGTCAGATATCTCTGTTTCGCATTTGGTAACATGGATTCCAACATCTGGATGCTATACGCAGGTATTATACTTCATGGCGTATGTTATGATTTCTTCTTCGTAACCGGATATATGTATACTGAAAAGAAATCAAATGAAAGGATAAAAAATGCAGCCCAGGGTCTGTTCACCTTTGTGACATACGGACTGGGTATGTTCATTGGTACATGGTTCTCAGGTTTTGTAACAACCTATTACTCTGTTAACCAGGTTTACCAGTGGAAAAACATCTGGTTTGTCCCTGCTTACATTGCAGTGGTAGTTCTGATCTGTTTCATCTTCTTCTTTAAAGAGAAGAAACAGATTGAAATTGCTGAATGA
- a CDS encoding Gfo/Idh/MocA family oxidoreductase, whose translation MEQKKAIAGFIGAGGIAKSHIFALNSMHYYYADAPEAELEAVCSATEKSRNSFAEHYGFKKAVPIEEFAANDKIDSVYILGPNKVHFEHFKMAVGMPSVKRIYMEKPICSTVEEEMEIIRISQQNPHLKIQVGFQYLFIPNVREAYKLWKSGKLGRPVHFDLKYYHGDYLQKEYRDKRTNRLTPAPDGGAMADLGSHAISFASAFLGNNLKITSAIQSGQFKDVPAESDLFSLITLYDSATNAAGTVAASRISSGTGDLLCMELFGEKGCLRFSSHTPDYFEYYLEETGNWTKVLTGSNYKPLTSFPSAHVPAGWLRSMVHAHYVFLTGNDIGSLIPDITHGLAVQRLVRETAEHLTRFRESVL comes from the coding sequence ATGGAACAGAAAAAAGCTATTGCCGGATTTATAGGAGCCGGGGGAATTGCTAAATCACACATATTTGCCCTCAATTCAATGCACTACTATTACGCTGATGCTCCTGAGGCAGAACTCGAAGCTGTCTGTTCAGCAACTGAGAAGAGCAGGAATTCATTCGCTGAGCATTATGGATTCAAAAAAGCTGTTCCGATTGAGGAGTTTGCAGCAAATGATAAAATTGATTCTGTGTACATTCTTGGCCCGAATAAAGTTCATTTTGAGCACTTTAAAATGGCAGTTGGGATGCCTTCGGTTAAACGGATCTATATGGAAAAACCGATATGTTCCACTGTTGAAGAAGAGATGGAGATCATAAGGATATCCCAACAAAATCCGCATCTGAAAATACAAGTAGGATTTCAATATCTTTTTATACCAAATGTCAGGGAAGCTTATAAACTCTGGAAATCAGGGAAGCTGGGGAGACCGGTTCATTTCGATCTTAAATATTATCATGGTGACTATCTTCAGAAAGAGTACCGCGATAAAAGGACCAACAGGTTAACACCGGCACCTGACGGGGGTGCAATGGCTGATCTTGGATCACATGCAATTAGTTTCGCCTCGGCCTTTCTTGGCAATAATCTTAAGATTACCAGCGCAATACAATCGGGTCAGTTTAAAGATGTCCCCGCTGAATCTGACCTCTTCAGTCTGATCACCCTCTACGATTCAGCGACAAATGCAGCCGGTACTGTTGCAGCCAGCCGTATCAGTTCAGGAACGGGTGATCTTCTTTGCATGGAACTGTTCGGAGAGAAAGGATGTCTGAGGTTTTCATCCCACACGCCCGACTATTTTGAATATTATCTCGAAGAAACAGGAAACTGGACAAAGGTCTTAACCGGAAGCAACTACAAGCCTCTTACAAGTTTCCCTTCAGCTCACGTACCGGCAGGATGGCTTCGATCGATGGTCCATGCTCATTATGTGTTCCTTACAGGGAATGATATCGGATCTCTCATACCTGATATTACTCATGGACTGGCCGTGCAGCGATTAGTCAGAGAGACAGCTGAACATCTAACAAGATTCAGGGAATCAGTGTTATAA